The sequence below is a genomic window from Bos taurus isolate L1 Dominette 01449 registration number 42190680 breed Hereford chromosome 7, ARS-UCD2.0, whole genome shotgun sequence.
ttttttatgatttctttccttctactaaccctagggttcttcatttcttccttttctagttgctttaggtgtagagttaggttatttatttgacttttttcttgtttttgagatatgcctgtattgctatgaactttccccttagcactgcttttacagtgtcccacaggttttgggttgttggttttcattttcactcatttctgtgcatattttgatttcttttttgatttcttctgtgatttgttggttattcagcggAGGGTTCATGATTCTTTCaggaagacaaatgaaaattacTTGGGGTTTCAtatgagttttttaaattaattaattatttttaataggagtataattgctttacaatgttgtgttagtttctgccttACAACAACAGGAATCAGACATAACTATATATATCCCTCCCACcccttcatcccacccctctagggtaTCACCATTTTGAGAAGCAATTATTCTTAATACATCTGTGATGAGCCATCAGAAGAATGGGACTTCCAAACATTTCTAACCTAAAGTTAGGAAAATTTTGAAGTAGGAAACAGTATATACTGTCTGAATATCAAGCTGATGAAAAAACTTAGAGACAGTTACTAAAATTTGCATAGAGAAGCTGaatcaaaataaaagagaaatctgaggaaataaatagaagaagTAAGTTTTATTCTACAAAGATCAAAGCATTGCAATATCTGCTTCCCAGTCTTTGAGTCATGTGATCAAGAAAACATTCATTTCCTTCATGTAACTGGCAAATTTGTAACTGGCAAATTTATACCTGGCATCCCCAAATAGAATCTCTTCAGAGACCTTTTTATGTCTTTGTTCCTCAGACTGTAGATGAAAGGATTCAGCATGGGCAtgaccacagtgtacatcactGAGGCTGTTGCACTTGTGTGTGAGCTGTGTGTAATAGCAGGGCTAAGGTACACTCCTAAGACTGTACAATAAAATAAGGAGACAACGGAGAGGTGAGATGCACAGGTGGAAAATGCTTTACACTTCCCCTGAGCTGATGAGATTCCAGTTATGCAGGAAACTATTTTAAAGTAAGAGTAGATTATGCCAGCAAAAGGACCACCACCAAAGAGAGCAGTTGAAAAATAGATCACTATGTTATTGACAAAAGTGTCAGAACAAGACAGTTGTATCACCTGGTTGAGTTCACAGAAAAAGTGGTGGATTTCCAAGTCTGAACAGAAGGACAATTGCAACACCATCAAACTGTGTAACAAGGAATACATGATATTCATTATCCAAGACAGAAGCACCAGCAGTCCACAGAGCCGGGGGCTCATGATAACCATGTACTGCAAGGGTTGGCAAATGGCCATGTACCGATCATAGGCCATCACAGCCAGGAGAAAGTCATCTAATCCTGCAAAGAATATGTAAAAATACATCTGGGTGACACAAGCTTCATAGGTGATAATTTTGCTATGTGTCTGGATGTTCCACAACATAtttgggatggtggtggaggtgaaacagatgtctacaaaggacaggttggagagaaagaagtacatgggggtgtggaggtgggagtctGAGATGACAAGCAGGATGGTGAGCAGGTTACCAAACAGAGTGACCAGGTACATGGAAAGGAAAATCGCAAATATGAGGGGCTGCATTTCCGGTTCCTCTGAAAATTCCAGaagaagaaattttgaaatttgTGTATTGTTCTCCAGTTCCATATAGCAAATGTGactattgggaaaaaaagaaagcaacatgATTAATTTTCACTTAAACAGGCATACCTGAAATAGCTGAAATActataatttctattttgtagGCAAGAAATTGATGTTAATATGTtgcatatatatgaatttttctGACGGTATACCTCATTTCATCTCGGACTAGAATTTTTATTGTCCCGTTCTCAGTAAATTTACAAgggtttagatccctgggtcaggaaggtcccctggcaAAGGGGATgccaatcaactccagtattcttgcctggagaattccatggacagaggatcttggaaggctccagttcatggggtcacaaagaatcagacacgactgagctactaacactttcactttaaagtttTAATGCCTTTGAGAAACATGTATTGAGAGCCAACATGTCCCAAGCACAAAGAGGGGTGCAGAAAAACAAATCTCCACATTTCAATAATGGAGATAgatgatattaaaataaatattttataaaatatgtcagAAGGTGACAGatgttatgaagaaaataaaaccagataCAAAGGAGAGAGTAGTAGAAGGAGTTATTTTGCACTGTGTTCAGGCAAGGTCTGCAAACAAAGGGTTGTTTGAAGAGACATCAAGAAAGAGAGCAAAGCATCTAGTGTGATAACAGGAGAAGTGTGTTCCTGGAAGAGTGAGCTGCCACTGCAAAGGATCAGAGGAAGATGCTGCTTCCACATgttcaaatgaaaacaaagaagccAGTAGGGCAAAGGAATAAGCAAGAGGCGGAGTGATTAGAGATGGTGTCAGGGATGCTAAGGAAAAACATGGTCTCCCTGCTACAGCTGAACCTTCACTACACAGAGAATCCTTCCTTCCATGTTGTTCCCAGCACGTCAGAAATTTAGTTGCAAAGGCACCCTGTGAATTGAAGGAGATCCTCTTAGTAccacctgttcactgagttcTGGCCTCTCTCACCTTATTATGTAACTTTAATATATGACCGGGTGCTTCTGCTTTAAGAACTGCTCTCACTTTGCAAGGTACAGACACACCGTGGCTTCCTGGACTGTATTACTGTCATGATTTTCTCATCCAGAACCACCCTCCTTAGGCCATCAGTGGTGACAACTCAAGCTGGTTGGATCAGATTAAGTTTCttctaaagaatttttaaaaggtaccTAGAAATTCCACTTCATAAATTTCCAAGGAAGCAATAAACTTGAGGTTCCTTTCTGTTTGGGCCACTTGaagcaaacagccaactcattggaaaagaccctgatactcggaaagattgagagcataaggaaaagggggcaacagaagatgaaatggttggatggcatcactgattcaatggacatgaatttgggcaaactccaggagatggtgagggacaaagaagtctggcatgctatagtccatggagtcacaaaaattGGAGACAACTTGTCAACTGAGCAATGACAACAACCACCcagtatttaaagaaatataaaaaagtattAGAGACAGATAGATATAATGAAGGAAAAAGATCTAATGACCTCCAGTGCCCCTGAGAAAATGTGACTAATAAAAATCTCCTTCATTTGGGAACATTGCAAATTCAGCTACGTATTCTTAATGCCCAggtaaaatcataaagaaaaatattttcccaatGACAGAAACAGTGATATATATGTAATGTGAAAAATCATACAGATTTAATACCccaagagaaaaataagcaaagggaGTAAActaagaaatcaaaatggaaacatGGAATACAACAAAATTTCTGTGTGTTACATTAATCAGTAGAAGATTTGTTTGTCCTAAgtgtttttcatattattttacaaattatatttCTGTGATCTGATACTGAATGAAGAAAGACCTGTCTATTTTCTTATgggagatattttatttattattcttgtgcttaatattttttttaataaatccagTGGGCACAATTTAATTCTTGTTCTGGTCTTTGTCCAACATACAAAGGTCTTTCCATACCATACTTATAAAGCCTTATAAATGAAAATTCATTCTATTATTCTGGATAAATGTATGTGCATAATTTAAACCTGAGGACACTATGTTGTAgtctgtgctgtgttgtgctgtgctgtgcttagttgctaagttgtatctgactctttgcaacaccatggactgtagctcacaggctcctctgtccactgagactctccagacaagaatactggagtgggttgccatgccctcctccaagggatcttcctaatccaggaatcaaatccaggtctcctgcattgcaggcaaattctttactgtctgaaccaccagggaaaccatttTACTCTACTGTACTGCAACTCTGTCACTATAATGCAATATCGGTAGAGACTTCAACTGCATTGTTCACTCATTTTTTCCCAAAGATATgtgaatatatgtacatttatttaaaaatgcactTAAGAAAGTTAGAAATTATGTAataaaaagaatagcaaaaacagtaaaaataaagggTGATTTTGCATAATTGGATTAAATAAAACTGAGTGGAACATCAAAACTGAAACATGATATATAATAACAGTCATTGGACAATTACAACATTAAGTAATAATTAATTAAGAAAAGACTTTGACTCAGGAGAATATAACATATAATCTACCCAGAAATTTTGGCACATAGCAGATGCTTTGctattatttgttgaatgattagGAATTAGGTCCCCTTAGATACGAACACTATCCTATAGGAGCGTTATATTTCTTTTTGGTTGGAAAAGTCCAGATTGTTGAATAAAACTTGGCATAAATGGCTGTCTACCTGGAAGAAAATGAAGTGGTTCCTTATACAGCACATCTTTTAAAAAGGGACCAAAGATCCCAAAAGTAAACAGTCTACTTTAGATGAACATATAAAAAACTACACATAAAATCAATAGGTGGGAAGACTATCATAATTAAGGTGAGAAAATCAGAAGCAAGGAGAAAGACATATTTGACTCTataaaacttaacatttttatGGTCAAAAACACCCAACCAAAAGTCAATTGCAGAACCAATAATTTGTCAACATCATTGAAAATGCAGCTAACTGCTGAGAAATAGGCATAAAATATATAGATGTATGATAATAAAAATTGACATGCTAATCAAATATATGAATCTTTACTCAAAGTAACTAATAGTTTAAAAATCACCAGGAAGTCTCATTCATAAGCCTCAGCCTGGTGAAAACACTTACTGTAGATTGAGGTTGAAACTTCTAAACAGACATCACAGACATAAGGGGAATTCTGTAATTTTACTGGCAAAAATGTGATGTGGAGAACATTGTGGAAACTACCTGTGACAGCTCTTGATTGTGGAAGCACAAATATTCTTTAACTCAGAGTTCCTCCATCTCTGCACTACTGGACATTCTCTGGCAGACCATGCTCTGTGGTGGGGTCTGCCCTGTATACTGTAGGATGTTTAGAAGCATCTCTGCCCATCATCTACCATTCATCAGTGTGGTAGTGAAAAATGTCCACTCATATCACTAAGTGTCCCCTGGAGGACACAGTTACCCTTGGTTGGGAAGCAGTTTTAAATTAACAAACTCcacatattttcataataatttatAGCATACCTGCAAGTTGCTAAGAGACGCAGATCTGAAaatttctcatcacaagaaataaATTGGAACTATgtgtggtgacagatgttaactagatgtactgtggtgatcatttagTGATATAAACAAATACTGAATCAACATGCTGAATGCATGTAACTCATATGTTGTTATATGTcagagaaaggaagtgaaagtctctcagttgtgtctgactctttgagaacccatgaacagacagtagccctccaggctcctctgtccatggaactctccaggcaagaatactgagtgaattgccatttccttctccagggggttttcccttCCTAGTGAtggaactctggtctcctgcattgcaggcagattcattaccaactgagccacagtgTCAAATTACCCAAATTCTTTCTGAAAAGTGATGAAGAGAATGCTATATTTGACAGATTTGACTGACAGATTTGACTGAAATAATTTATGAATGCTTATACAATCCCCACagatatatctatacatatataaaagCACTAAAtgatgttcagtttttttttttctttttttttaatgctgcttcattctggttttttttttttttttttgcttttatttatgtattcttttttttttttttttactttacactattgtattggttttgccatttatCAACAcagttttttgtttaaaaagctATTCTTTGTTtcaaagaattaaattttaaaaaggaataatagTACTCTGATACCACTATGTAAAACAAAAGTTACAGAGATATTTTTCAGTAGAGAAACACTCAACGCCTAACAAATCCACAAATATATTCAGCCTCACAggtaataaaataattgaaaagtaaACCTCTTGACATACATCTTTTCACCTATGTAACTacgttgttgttttttttttttttttcttatgtgaatACCCACTGTGAGAGAAGATACTGTAATATGTAGATTTCATTCACAGGTGTTGCAAGGGTATATTTGCAAACAGTCTTCAGTTTAGATCTTTCTCCTCCATGTGAAAACAGAATCTAATATATCCCAtcttacaataaaaagaaatgtcctTACCTCACTGTCTGACCCTCCAGGTAATACCCTATTTGTCCTGGTAATCAACAAGATTCCTGGACTCGTGTTCTACTTTTACTGGTAGCAGTTTAGGACTCCCATTCCTTCTTCTATCGGGCTTCCACTAGCATGATTTAATTGTTAAAAGTTACACTCATGTTTCCAAGCACAACGTTTACTTGGAAAGCCAGCAAACAGCCACAATGATCTCTGACCTCTGGGCTATGCTAGATTGGTCCTCAGGTGACCTCAGGTACACATTCCTGGCTTCCCTCTTCTCTGATCCTCTCCCAGAGTATCTGTGGGGCTCGCAGACTCACCTGCTTGGAAACTCTGCATGGAAGTTTTCCCTGTGAAGGTCAAAATCCCCCACCCCCTAAATAATTGGTGATGGAGACCAAAGTTTGTCCCTAAACAAGACAACAACATTGGTCTCTCAGCCAGATTTAGGACTGTATAAGCGAGGACCATGTGCTATCCAACCACAGTGGCACAGGCTGAGGGACTGCAGCAGAGGAGATATTTACAGCTTCCTCTGGCAGCTCATTAGGCATATTTCTTCTTGTCACTCCAACCTCTATATACATGATTTTCCTGGGAGATATTGGTCTGGAcagaatggatttttttcctgCTGATTCTCTGTTCCTAGGAGACTGCATTATAAGTTAGGTGAATTCAATTTTTATCACTCCTTCTCACTTAACTCTTCTGCTTCCAAAAGGCTAGGCCTCCCAGAACCTCATTACATCCCTGAGTTCAAATTTTCTCATATGGGCATATGTCTTGACTAGGTCCTTAGGGTCTTCAGTGCTTTGATTAGTGGTTGCAATACAACTCCTGAAATATCTGAGAATTACTATTTCTCTCTTCAAAATGGGGGCTAACTCCACTTCTTTAATGTAAAACTTGGATATTAAAATCTTTGGTTTCAAGAAAGTTTTACAAAGGCAATAGGGATTTATTACTGATAGTAACATCTGTCATTTGCCcctcattataaaatattaaaattataaaatatatatttagatgtTGTTCTGTAgcactgatctgatcttatctgtaGCACTAGTTTAGAAAATTACAGGGACTGTCAAGTTTAATCTTGACAACTGTGTGTTCTATGAGTTAGAATGTATAAGCACTCCATTCAACACTGCAGAAATGGTACTCAGAGGGATTTAATGTTCTGCTTAAAGGTATAAACCAAGTAAAGGATGGAATCTTGATTGGAATTGGTCAAGATACTTTCAGTTCTCAAACTCTGGGCAGTGATTCTCAATCAGAGATGATTTTGTCCCTGGGGATATTTGACAATGCCTAAAGGATGATACaatccaacccactccagtattcttgcctagagaatcccagatatgggggagcctggtgggctgccatctatggggctgcacagagtcagacacgactgaagcggcttagcagcagcagcagcagcagtagcaaagcaTGTTTCTAATCCCCAGTATACAGCAGGATAGCACCCTGTACCTTTCCTGCCTCAAATGCCAACAGTGAGAATGTGTgcgtgtttagttgctcagttgtgtctgactctttgcgatgctatggactgtagcctgccaggttcctctgtcggtgggatttcccaggtaagaatactggagttgattgctatttgcttctccaggggattttctccacccagggatcaaagggtcacctgcgttgcaggtggattccatACTATCTGAATCACCAGGGCAGCCTGTGAGAAGGTAGGGAAATCTATCTTTAGACCAGAACTTCTATAGGTTCTTTGTGTACACAAATCACCAAGGTTTGTGGTTCAAATGCACATCGTGACTCATCAGGTCTCTAGAGGGCCCAGGGACTGCCTTTGCAGCAAAATTTTATGTGTTGAAGCTGCAGGTCTTTTTCTGTGGACCACAGTTTGGATATCATTGCAGTGGTCCTATGTTAGAGTCAAGTACACTTAGCTTTAGTCTTCTCCATGAAGGAAGGGTCATTTGAAAGAATCATTTTCACTCACTTCATAGGTGATGATAATTGTGTCCAGATCTCTAAAATATTATAGCTCTTGAGTGACAtcaaatacaatatatattaaaaagactTTACgtcctccctggtggcccagtggctaagattccacattcccAATACATGGAGCCAGAaatcaatccctagttggggaactagatcccatatgctacttAGAGTTCTCATGCCACATCAaaaaaggatcctgcatgcctcaactaagacatgccacagccaaataatttttaaaaagggaaaaaaaagaagattttaGGGTAGGCAGCATAAGGGATTCCAAAAGATTTCATATCCTAGACCAAAGAACTTTGGAATATATTTATTACACAACAAGGTAATTGAGACAGTAGatgtgattccctggtggctcagaggttaaagcgtctgtctgcaatgtgggagacctgggttcaatccctgggtcgggaagattccctggagaaggaaatggcaacccactccagcattcttgcccagagaatcccgtggatggaggagcctgatgggctacagtccacggggttgcaaagagtcagacacaactgagtgacttcactttcactttactttcatatTTAAGATAAGAAGATTATCCCAGATTAtcctccttgaaagtgaaagtagctcagtcctgtctgactctttgtgaccaattctccaggccagaattctggaatcggtagcctttcccttctccaggggatcttcccaacccagggatcaaacccaagtctcctacattgcaggcagatcctttgccaactgagctatcaggaatgTAAACACAATGATCCTCTAAATGTGGAAGACAGGGGAAAAATTGGGGTCAGAGATTTGAAGATGCTGTGCTGCTGGCACTGCAGATGGAGGAAGGATCATAAGCCAATATATGAAGATGTCCTCTGGAGACTGGAATAGAAGAAGGAATTCATTCTCACCTGGAACATCTTAAAAGATCCAAACTCTCCAGATGTCTTGATTTAAACCCATTAAAAACCTATTTTAGGCTTCTGACTTCTAGAGGTTTAAGATAGAATGTTTATTTAAGTCACAGTCTGTTAATTTCTTACAGCAGCAGGAGGCATCTAATACAGATACTTAACCAAGAAAATATTGTTGCCAGCAAATGAGTTTAAGCTTCTCAAATCATTCACCCTTGGCATGTCATTCTATATTGAAATCCCTTTTCAATAAAAGAAATTAGAGTTAATTTGGAGATACTCAATACCATTACCTGGTATAGAGAATTTCTTGTTACATAGTGTAAATGTGGTTCTGACTTCAAAGGCTTTGGGAATTTAAGGTAGTAAAAAAGCAATCCCTTATTCAAATTAAAGTAATATATTCTACTTTAAATCTTCTAGGTTGTGTTTATTCAAATATCATACCCTTCAATCTCTCTCTCAGGCTTTCTTTCAACATGGTAGATGAGATGATGAATGAatctatgtatatatgcatatgtgtgagTTTGTTTAATTGAAAGAACAATATgtacaaatgcacacacatacatacattcacaCATTAGCTATTCTTGAACGCTTTCTTTGGACTCatcaaaataaatcaatatatatctaacattcatttattccttacaGCATGCACCTGAATTAAGTTTTACTATTAAGCTTGTTCACATTTTGAACTCTAAAAAATGAACCATGTAGTGTGTACTgctaatttttgaaatttaacaAATTGTATAGTTTAAAACTTGCAGTTTATTGTAtgtaattatactccaatgaaTTAGTTAGAATTTAAAACTTCTGGTTTTGCATGATTCAAGGTAGTAAATAAATCCCATGTAGTTGATTCACACCTAAGATTGGGAGATATATCTTCTactaaggaagaaaacaaagtgtCCTATATGGATATAAGAACAgtcaaattaaaataaagcagTTAACATTTGATAAACCACTTTTTTCCT
It includes:
- the OR7A94 gene encoding olfactory receptor-like protein OLF4, translating into MELENNTQISKFLLLEFSEEPEMQPLIFAIFLSMYLVTLFGNLLTILLVISDSHLHTPMYFFLSNLSFVDICFTSTTIPNMLWNIQTHSKIITYEACVTQMYFYIFFAGLDDFLLAVMAYDRYMAICQPLQYMVIMSPRLCGLLVLLSWIMNIMYSLLHSLMVLQLSFCSDLEIHHFFCELNQVIQLSCSDTFVNNIVIYFSTALFGGGPFAGIIYSYFKIVSCITGISSAQGKCKAFSTCASHLSVVSLFYCTVLGVYLSPAITHSSHTSATASVMYTVVMPMLNPFIYSLRNKDIKRSLKRFYLGMPGINLPVTNLPVT